A window of the Butyricimonas faecalis genome harbors these coding sequences:
- a CDS encoding RteC domain-containing protein: MNYFLLAETDFFRLINEAGDCNMETAYTAFATQVIELCNGGMDMNLTVIALAYIEIELQHHPVRNLSEEKREIAAYVSKALSFVRKMQKFLATPQVPPLISANNATETTASLLQWTGNAIDLVELIYGIDVMGCINNGNMPLKQLAPLLYKIFGVDSKDCYRFYTDIKRRKNESRTYFIDRMQEKLNERMLRDEELERMRK; the protein is encoded by the coding sequence ATGAATTATTTCTTGCTGGCGGAAACCGACTTTTTCCGCCTGATAAACGAAGCCGGCGACTGCAATATGGAAACGGCATACACGGCTTTCGCCACCCAAGTGATCGAACTGTGCAACGGCGGCATGGACATGAACCTTACCGTCATCGCGCTTGCCTACATCGAAATCGAGTTGCAGCACCATCCCGTACGTAATCTGTCAGAAGAAAAAAGAGAGATTGCCGCCTACGTCAGCAAGGCTCTGTCTTTCGTAAGAAAGATGCAGAAATTCCTTGCCACGCCCCAAGTGCCACCACTAATATCCGCCAACAACGCAACAGAAACCACCGCCAGCCTTCTTCAATGGACGGGCAATGCCATCGACCTCGTGGAACTTATCTACGGCATAGACGTGATGGGCTGCATCAACAACGGCAATATGCCGCTCAAACAGCTCGCCCCACTTCTCTATAAGATATTCGGGGTTGATTCTAAAGACTGCTACCGCTTCTACACTGATATCAAACGCCGGAAGAACGAAAGCCGCACCTATTTCATTGACAGGATGCAGGAAAAACTGAACGAGAGAATGTTGCGTGATGAGGAGTTGGAGCGGATGAGAAAATAA